One Curtobacterium sp. BH-2-1-1 genomic region harbors:
- a CDS encoding MOSC domain-containing protein encodes MTEHQEDHAAVVSVSRDTDHRFSKPVVDEVVLVAGWGIEGDAHAGTTVQHRSRVARDPSQPNLRQVHLLHTELFDEVAEAGYEVAPGQMGENVTTRGVDLLGLPTDTLLHLGDDACVRVTGLRNPCQQINDFEPGLLRAVLGRAEDGSVERKGGVMAVVVTGGVVRPGDRIRVEVPAGTPEPLRPV; translated from the coding sequence GTGACCGAACACCAGGAAGATCACGCCGCCGTCGTCTCCGTCAGCCGCGACACCGACCACCGGTTCAGCAAGCCGGTCGTGGACGAGGTCGTGCTCGTCGCCGGCTGGGGCATCGAGGGCGACGCACACGCCGGCACCACGGTCCAGCACCGGTCCCGGGTCGCGCGGGACCCCTCGCAGCCGAACCTGCGGCAGGTCCACCTGCTGCACACCGAACTCTTCGACGAGGTCGCCGAGGCCGGGTACGAAGTCGCTCCGGGCCAGATGGGCGAGAACGTCACCACCCGCGGCGTCGACCTGCTCGGGTTGCCGACCGACACGCTCCTGCACCTCGGCGACGACGCCTGCGTCCGCGTGACCGGCCTGCGGAACCCCTGCCAGCAGATCAACGACTTCGAGCCCGGGCTCCTGCGCGCTGTGCTCGGTCGCGCCGAGGACGGCTCGGTCGAACGCAAGGGCGGCGTGATGGCCGTCGTCGTCACCGGCGGGGTCGTCCGCCCCGGAGACCGCATCCGCGTCGAGGTCCCCGCCGGCACGCCGGAACCGCTCCGTCCGGTCTGA
- a CDS encoding MFS transporter, which yields MTAEQTVPTPTGTAPTTSGSTPDKSNHRWIALAVIALAQLMVVLDATIVNIALPSAQADLDFGTDQRQWIVTAYSLAFGSLLLLGGRLGDLFGRKNTFIIGLVGFAVASVLGGLADSFGLLVAARALQGVFGALLAPSALGMLTTTFRDPKERGRAFGIFGSIAGSGAAIGLLLGGVLTEYASWRWCLYVNVVFAVLGVIGALVFMAKPPKVERPRIDVAGVLTITAGLVGVVYGFSNAETNGWDSPVTIVMLAAGVVLIAAFVFIETRVAHPLLPLRVVLDRDRGGSFIAIGLVAIGMFGIFLFLTYYLEQTLGFSSLQTGLAFLPMPLSIMISATQIGGRLLPRVGPKVLIFAGGLVASIGLLLLLRTDLDSSYAGTVLPALIVIGLGMGTIFSSAMNTATTGVARADAGVASATVNTMQQIGGSIGTALLSTIFANVVANSLSGLSAAPTKLQQAQAVLDGYHVAFGISAGVLVLVALAGGLLINRQSVRLAKLEHASAATTGSIPTAAH from the coding sequence GTGACGGCAGAACAGACCGTGCCGACCCCCACCGGGACAGCACCCACGACTTCCGGCTCCACGCCCGACAAGAGCAACCACCGTTGGATCGCCCTGGCGGTCATCGCCCTCGCGCAGCTGATGGTCGTGCTCGACGCGACGATCGTCAACATCGCACTGCCCTCGGCCCAGGCCGACCTCGACTTCGGCACCGACCAGCGCCAGTGGATCGTCACGGCGTACTCGCTCGCGTTCGGGTCGCTGCTGCTCCTCGGCGGGCGGCTCGGCGACCTCTTCGGCCGGAAGAACACCTTCATCATCGGGCTCGTCGGCTTCGCCGTGGCGTCCGTGCTCGGCGGCCTGGCGGACTCGTTCGGCCTGCTCGTCGCCGCTCGTGCACTGCAGGGCGTGTTCGGCGCGCTCCTCGCCCCCTCCGCGCTGGGCATGCTGACGACGACCTTCCGCGACCCGAAGGAACGCGGCCGTGCGTTCGGCATCTTCGGGTCGATCGCCGGCTCCGGTGCCGCGATCGGCCTCCTTCTCGGCGGCGTGCTCACCGAGTACGCGTCGTGGCGCTGGTGCCTCTACGTGAACGTCGTGTTCGCGGTGCTCGGCGTGATCGGCGCCCTGGTGTTCATGGCGAAGCCGCCGAAGGTCGAACGCCCGCGCATCGACGTCGCCGGCGTCCTCACGATCACCGCTGGCCTGGTCGGCGTCGTCTACGGCTTCTCCAACGCCGAGACCAACGGCTGGGACTCCCCGGTCACGATCGTCATGCTCGCCGCGGGCGTCGTGCTCATCGCGGCGTTCGTCTTCATCGAGACCCGCGTCGCGCACCCGCTGCTGCCGCTCCGGGTCGTGCTCGACCGTGACCGCGGTGGCTCGTTCATCGCGATCGGCCTGGTGGCGATCGGCATGTTCGGCATCTTCCTGTTCCTGACCTACTACCTCGAGCAGACCCTCGGGTTCAGCTCGCTGCAGACGGGTCTGGCGTTCCTGCCGATGCCGCTCTCGATCATGATCTCGGCGACGCAGATCGGTGGTCGCCTGCTCCCCCGCGTCGGGCCGAAGGTGCTCATCTTCGCCGGTGGTCTCGTCGCGTCGATCGGTCTGCTGCTGCTCCTCCGCACGGACCTCGACAGCTCCTACGCGGGCACCGTCCTGCCGGCGCTCATCGTGATCGGCCTCGGCATGGGCACGATCTTCTCGTCCGCGATGAACACCGCGACGACCGGGGTCGCCCGTGCGGACGCTGGCGTGGCCTCGGCGACAGTGAACACGATGCAGCAGATCGGCGGCTCGATCGGCACCGCGCTCCTGTCGACGATCTTCGCGAACGTCGTGGCGAACAGCCTCTCCGGGCTCTCCGCGGCGCCGACGAAGCTCCAGCAGGCGCAGGCCGTGCTCGACGGGTACCACGTGGCGTTCGGCATCTCGGCGGGCGTGCTCGTCCTGGTCGCACTGGCCGGCGGGCTCCTCATCAACCGCCAGTCGGTGCGGCTCGCGAAGCTCGAGCACGCCAGCGCGGCGACGACGGGCAGCATCCCGACCGCGGCGCACTGA
- a CDS encoding TetR/AcrR family transcriptional regulator: MSTTDLERPLRADAARNRELILQTARKCFAERGLSVTLNDIAHEAGVGVGTVYRRFADKDSLIEALLATKFEAMNDAAARAADESDPRESLRVYLMGVFEFRARDRALADAIVRAGKSRPSIVQERDRLETQVSEIIRRARDAGVVRVGFDYRDLPMLTSMVGAVADTTRAHDPNAWRRYAEVLIEGVLPGEREAPMLGEPLDRESIERALHAQS; the protein is encoded by the coding sequence GTGAGCACCACCGACCTCGAGCGCCCCCTCCGCGCCGACGCAGCACGCAACCGCGAGCTGATCCTGCAGACGGCACGCAAGTGCTTCGCGGAACGCGGGTTGTCGGTCACGCTGAACGACATCGCGCACGAGGCCGGGGTCGGCGTCGGCACGGTCTACCGCCGCTTCGCCGACAAGGACTCCCTGATCGAGGCGCTGCTCGCCACCAAGTTCGAGGCGATGAACGACGCCGCGGCACGTGCGGCGGACGAGTCCGATCCGCGCGAGTCCCTGCGGGTGTACCTGATGGGCGTGTTCGAGTTCCGGGCACGCGACCGGGCCCTCGCCGACGCCATCGTGCGTGCCGGCAAGTCGCGTCCGTCGATCGTGCAGGAACGCGATCGACTCGAGACCCAGGTCTCCGAGATCATCCGCCGTGCGCGGGACGCCGGCGTCGTGCGGGTCGGGTTCGACTACCGCGACCTGCCGATGCTCACCTCGATGGTCGGCGCCGTCGCGGACACCACCCGCGCGCACGACCCCAACGCGTGGCGGCGCTACGCCGAGGTCCTCATCGAGGGCGTGCTACCGGGCGAACGGGAAGCGCCCATGCTCGGCGAGCCGCTCGACCGTGAATCGATCGAGCGAGCGCTGCACGCGCAGTCCTGA